A stretch of the Gossypium hirsutum isolate 1008001.06 chromosome D07, Gossypium_hirsutum_v2.1, whole genome shotgun sequence genome encodes the following:
- the LOC107954763 gene encoding 14-3-3-like protein GF14 psi isoform X1 has translation MSSTGSTREENVYMAKLAEQAERYEEMVEFMEKVVKAVNVEELTVEERNLLSVAYKNVIGARRASWRIISSIEQKEESKGNGDHVAIIKEYRGKIEAELSKICDGILSLLESHLIPSASTAESKVFYLKMKGDYHRYLAEFKTGVERKEAAESTLLAYKSAQDIAIVELAPTHPIRLGLALNFSVFYYEILNSPDRACNLAKQAFDDAISELDTLGEESYKDSTLIMQLLRDNLTLWTSDITDEAGDEIKEAPLKPESGEGQQ, from the exons ATGTCTTCAACTGGGTCAACACGAGAGGAAAATGTTTACATGGCCAAGTTGGCTGAGCAAGCTGAACGGTATGAAGAAATGGTGGAGTTCATGGAGAAAGTTGTAAAAGCTGTCAATGTAGAGGAGCTAACTGTTGAGGAACGAAATCTTCTCTCCGTGGCTTACAAAAACGTGATTGGGGCCAGGAGGGCATCCTGGAGGATAATCTCTTCAATTGAGCAGAAGGAAGAGAGCAAAGGAAATGGGGATCATGTTGCTATCATCAAGGAGTATAGGGGCAAGATCGAAGCTGAGCTTAGCAAGATCTGTGATGGGATTTTGAGCCTTCTGGAATCTCATCTCATCCCTTCAGCCTCAACAGCTGAGTCCAAGGTGTTTTACCTTAAGATGAAGGGTGATTATCACAGGTATCTTGCTGAGTTTAAGACTGGCGTCGAGAGGAAGGAAGCAGCTGAAAGCACTTTGTTGGCTTACAAGTCTGCTCAG GATATTGCTATTGTTGAACTTGCTCCTACTCACCCAATTAGACTCGGGCTTGCTCTTAACTTCTCTGTTTTCTACTACGAAATCCTCAACTCACCTGATCGTGCCTGCAATCTTGCAAAACAG GCTTTTGATGATGCAATTTCAGAGTTGGATACTTTGGGTGAGGAATCTTACAAGGATAGTACATTGATCATGCAACTTCTCCGGGACAATCTGACCCTCTGGACATCTGACATCACG gatGAAGCTGGAGATGAGATCAAGGAAGCACCTCTAAAGCCTGAGTCAGGGGAGGGACAGCAGTGA
- the LOC107954763 gene encoding 14-3-3-like protein E isoform X2 yields MSSTGSTREENVYMAKLAEQAERYEEMVEFMEKVVKAVNVEELTVEERNLLSVAYKNVIGARRASWRIISSIEQKEESKGNGDHVAIIKEYRGKIEAELSKICDGILSLLESHLIPSASTAESKVFYLKMKGDYHRYLAEFKTGVERKEAAESTLLAYKSAQLSYDGRILLLLNLLLLTQLDSGLLLTSLFSTTKSSTHLIVPAILQNRLLMMQFQSWILWVRNLTRIVH; encoded by the exons ATGTCTTCAACTGGGTCAACACGAGAGGAAAATGTTTACATGGCCAAGTTGGCTGAGCAAGCTGAACGGTATGAAGAAATGGTGGAGTTCATGGAGAAAGTTGTAAAAGCTGTCAATGTAGAGGAGCTAACTGTTGAGGAACGAAATCTTCTCTCCGTGGCTTACAAAAACGTGATTGGGGCCAGGAGGGCATCCTGGAGGATAATCTCTTCAATTGAGCAGAAGGAAGAGAGCAAAGGAAATGGGGATCATGTTGCTATCATCAAGGAGTATAGGGGCAAGATCGAAGCTGAGCTTAGCAAGATCTGTGATGGGATTTTGAGCCTTCTGGAATCTCATCTCATCCCTTCAGCCTCAACAGCTGAGTCCAAGGTGTTTTACCTTAAGATGAAGGGTGATTATCACAGGTATCTTGCTGAGTTTAAGACTGGCGTCGAGAGGAAGGAAGCAGCTGAAAGCACTTTGTTGGCTTACAAGTCTGCTCAG CTTTCTTATGATGGCAGGATATTGCTATTGTTGAACTTGCTCCTACTCACCCAATTAGACTCGGGCTTGCTCTTAACTTCTCTGTTTTCTACTACGAAATCCTCAACTCACCTGATCGTGCCTGCAATCTTGCAAAACAG GCTTTTGATGATGCAATTTCAGAGTTGGATACTTTGGGTGAGGAATCTTACAAGGATAGTACATTGA